From the genome of Lotus japonicus ecotype B-129 chromosome 6, LjGifu_v1.2, one region includes:
- the LOC130723010 gene encoding uncharacterized protein LOC130723010: MAAGTSNEVDNEHDGTIVVSVDLTDAFTTDKAFASHTDLIDWARHVGKENGYVVIVIWSDYRSEKRKPVITLRCERGGKYTPAAQVLKRSSTGTKKCGCPFQLRARHSMVDGRWKVIVHSRIHNHDTAEILQGHSFVGRLNSDEKAMVGSMIEKRVKPSDMLIALREKNPNNLTRIKQIYNEKQAYNRIKRGPFSEIQHLMKLLESDKYAHWSRVEGGSNVIKYLFFAHPDSIHLFNEFSTVVLMDSTYKINRYMIPLLEMVRVTSTNMTYSIVFPYMANERTYEVLWALNRLKGLIVKEQDLPKLAICCANFTFQRVLGKLKTFVQSIERREFITDIWNRLMHATTEAEYIKEVGAIVEGAHSKLKKLLSDNKGDLVTAWTAVNKLLIMQHDKIKESYQLSNFVTEHTLNDVFYKDLRGFVSRAALHMIARERKQIDPAIDPELGVSFESELETLKVKFDGASAAVRKSMIDSIRMISFPERNSMCPPKKVTTKGRQKDSSKKVTAKSIKVPSERSTKRSASRWEHIDVQYPGSWEASNSTPNIAIPPNRVKNQSLRSSMLRQIPKEFHPFIDSLVHVKGDRHCGFRCVAVMLDMGEDKWPIVQ; encoded by the exons ATGGCAGCTGGAACTTCTAATGAGGTTGATAATGAACATGATGGCACAATTGTTGTTAGTGTGGATCTCACAGATGCTTTTACTACTGATAAA GCTTTTGCATCCCACACTGATCTTATTGATTGGGCTCGCCATGTAGGTAAAGAGAATGGTTATgttgttattgtgatttggtctGACTACAGATCTGAAAAAAGGAAGCCTGTGATAACATTGAGATGTGAGCGTGGTGGGAAGTATACACCAGCGGCTCAAGTGTTAAAGCGCAGTTCAACTGGAACAAAAAAGTGTGGTTGCCCTTTCCAGCTAAGAGCAAGGCATAGCATGGTTGATGGGCGATGGAAGGTGATAGTTCATTCTAGGATTCACAACCATGATACAGCTGAAATATTACAAGGTCACTcttttgttggtcgtctaaattcTGATGAAAAGGCCATGGTGGGAAGTATGATTGAGAAAAGGGTTAAGCCAAGCGACATGTTGATTGCACTAAGGGAGAAAAATCCGAACAACCTAACTAGAATCAAACAAATCTACAATGAGAAACAAGCCTACAATAGGATTAAGAGGGGACCTTTCTCGGAGATTCAACACTTGATGAAATTGTTGGAAAGTGACAAATATGCACACTGGTCTAGGGTTGAGGGTGGTTCTAATGTGATTAAATATCTCTTCTTTGCTCACCCTGATTCTATTCATCTTTTTAATGAATTTTCTACTGTGGTGCTTATGGATAGTACATACAAGATCAACAGGTACATGATTCCTTTACTTGAAATGGTTAGGGTGACATCAACTAATATGACATACTCTATTGTCTTTCCTTACATGGCGAATGAGCGCACATATGAGGTGTTATGGGCATTAAATAGGTTGAAAGGGTTGATTGTCAAGGAACAAGATCTTCCTAAG CTCGCCATTTGTTGTGCCAATTTCACGTTTCAAAGAGTGCTCGGGAAGTTGAAGACATTTGTTCAGTCGATAGAAAGACGTGAATTTATTACTGATATCTGGAATCGGTTGATGCATGCTACAACTGAGGCTGAGTACATTAAGGAGGTTGGAGCGAT AGTTGAAGGTGCGCATTCAAAGTTAAAGAAGCTTCTTTCAGATAACAAAGGTGACTTGGTTACAGCTTGGACTGCTGTCAACAAGCTTCTTATCATGCAACATGACAAGATTAAAGAATCCTACCAGCTCAGCAATTTTGTCACCGAGCATACTCTCAATGATGTGTTTTATAAGGATTTGCGAGGCTTTGTTTCTAGAGCAGCATTGCACATGATTGCTAGAGAGAGGAAACAAATCG ACCCTGCCATTGATCCTGAGTTGGGCGTCAGTTTTGAGTCTGAACTTGAAACTTTAAAAGTTAAATTTGACGGAGCTTCTGCAGCAGTGAGGAAGTCCATGATTGATAGCATTAGAATGATTTCTTTCCCGGAAAGGAATTCCATGTGTCCTCCAAAGAAGGTCACAACTAAGGGTAGGCAAAAAGACTCTTCGAAAAAGGTCACAGCAAAGAGTATTAAAGTACCTAGTGAGCGCTCTACGAAACGTAGTGCATCTCGTTGGGAGCATATTGATGTGCAATATCCGGGCTCTTGGGAAGCTAGCAACTCCACACCAAATATTGCCATTCCTCCCAACCGAGTGAAGAATCAAAGCCTCCGCTCAAGCATGTTGAGACAAATCCCCAAAGAGTTTCATCCATTCATTGATTCCTTGGTTCATGTAAAGGGAGACAGACACTGCGGATTTAGATGTGTTGCTGTAATGTTGGATATGGGGGAAGACAAATGGCCGATTGTTCAATAG